A segment of the Cyanobacteria bacterium FACHB-DQ100 genome:
GCCATCAATGAAAATCGCAACACGATCGACCGTGGCTTCTCGCAAGGTCGCTGATCGATCGGGAAAATGCGGTTCGTAGGCAGCTTGATCAATAAGGGAAGCTGCCCGACGTTGTGGACGGGGTACAAGTTGCATTAGAAATTAAAGGGTAAGGGTGAGTTTATAAAAAGCCTGTTTCCGAGGAAATCTCAATGGGAATCTCAATCTCAAGCCCAGTCAGTTTGGCTTCGACCGCGCCAGAAGTTCACGCTATAGAAGACTGTAGGCGGCTATATCTTGAGGTTGGTGAAAGACCGAGAAAATACAAGACTATTTTTAGGTTTTATCGCATTTTTCCATTTGGAAGCAGATTATTACGCGATCCGATACGATTTTTTATGATTGTTTTCTTTAATTCAGATCAGTTCTGATTGAGTGAGGTAGGGGTTCTTGTTTGGGCTAGAGAAAATCCGAGAATCTTCGATGCCGCGAGATCTAATAGAGTAGATCTTGTAGGACGTTTGGGTTTGTGCAAAGGTTTAGCACGATCGTTTGGGGGTTGAAATGTTTACTGCGCTCACAATTGTTGTCGCCTTGGGGATTTTGGCGTGGGGGTTTAACCGCGCTCGTCCCTACGGAAAAATCGGTATTCTGGCTTGGTTACAGTCGGTCGTGCTGATGGCTCCGTGGATTTTGTTCTTTGGCTTATTTGCTGCCGGAATTTATCTCAATCTGGCGGGAATGCTCCTGCTGTTTGTCGTGTCAACGGGAATTTATATCTGGATTGGACGACAGCTTCGTACCGAAGGACAAGAGTTATTAACAAAACGGGCGGCGGCAAAAGTGGCGCCGCCTTCGGCAAACGCAAGCGTGACCGAGTCTGCTTTATCCAATGTTGAGGGGGCAACCGAAGCCACGCCAACTCCACCGAGTTCAGCCATTCCCCCGGTTGAGGCAGTTTCGATTCCCGAAGCCGATCTGCAAACGATTAAAAGCATTTTTGGCATCGATACGTTTTTCTTGACGGAAACCATTCCGTATCAAGATGGCGTAATTTTTCGCGGCAATCTGCGGGGTGAGCCAGAAGCGACGCTGGCAAAGCTGACTGAAAAGTTAACAGGACAGTTGGACGATCGCTATCGGCTCTTTCTCATTGCCAACGAGGATGAGAAGCCCGTCGTCATCGCGCTGCCGAGCAAAAATGATCCAAAACCGCTCACAGTTACACAAACTCTGTTGGCGATCGTGCTATTTGTGGCGACGATCGCGGCGAGTTTGGAAACTGGAGGAATCTTACTCGGATTTGATTTCTATAGTTCTCCGGAGCGGTATCTAGAAGTGTTGCCGTTTAGTTTAGGCATTTTGGGCGTTTTGCTGGCGCATGAGTTGGGTCATTGGATTGCGGCAAAGCGATATCAGGTTCGGTTAAATTTGCCGTTTTTCATTCCGACTTGGCAGATCGGCTCGTTTGGCGCAATCACGCGATTTGCTTCGCTATTGCCGAACCGGACGGCACTGTTTGATATTGCGGTGGCAGGGCCGATCGCAGGCGGATTAGTGGCGTTTGGGATGCTAATTGCAGGATTGCTGCTGTCGCATGAAGGCGGCGGGTTCAAAGTTCCAAGCCAGTTTTTTGAAGGCTCGATTCTGGTAGGAACTCTAGCGCGGGTGATTATGGGTGCTGCAATTCAGCAATCGATCGTCGAAGTCAATCCGCTGGTGGTTCTCGGTTGGATTGGTTTGGTGGTGACGGCGATTAATGTGATGCCTGCGGGACAGCTTGACGGCGGGCGAGTTGTACAGGCGATTTACGGACGTAAGACTGCAAGCTGGGCTACGGTAGCGACGATCGTCATTCTCGGTTTGGCTTCGCTAGTGAATCCGTTGGCGCTGTATTGGGCGATCGTGATTGTGGTGCTGCAACGCAATCCCGAACGTCCGAGCCTGAATGAATTGAGTGAGCCGGATGATGCGCGAGCTGCGATCGGGCTTTTGGTGTTGTTTTTGATGGTGACGATTCTGTTGCCGCTGACTCCGAGCCTTGCAGGTCGTTTGGGCATTGGCGGGTAAGCTACTTTCGACAATTTAACCCAACTTTTAACAGGCGCGGCTTGATATTAGAATCAGGTCGCGCCTGTGCTTTATTCTGCAAACCGATTTCTGCCGGTAGTCAGAATGGTTGCATGATGTGGTCATTGGTCTGTTCATTAATCGCTACGAGTTTGGGTTGCCGATTTAGCGATCGTTCCGCACGTCTAGACCATCACCACAAACTTGAAAGGAAAGCAGTCTTACAGACTGGAGCGAACGAGTTGATTACAAAGCTCTTTTACTTTCAGGATTTATTAACGTGAGTTCGACGAAATTTCTGGTTTCGTTTTAATCGGCTTCTTGCCCCCTAAATCCCCCATTCTGGGGGACTTAGAAAACAGCAATTCCCCAAATTGAAGCGGTTTCTTAACCTTCAAAGTCCCCCACTGGTGGGGGATTTAGGGGGCAACCCAAATCTCCAATCGAAGCGAATACGGTCTGTCGAACTGGCGTTTTATTAGCGACTGTCCAGTCTTTTCTCTAGTCCTGTCCTCAAGTTTAGCTATTATTTGTCACATTTATTTTTTCTAAATCACCGATTAGAAAGCTATTCGTCGCGATTCTGCCAGAGTAACCAGAGAAAATAAGGCGTTCCGATCATTGCGGTGATCAGTCCAGATGGAATTTCCCTTGGTGCTAGAATGGTGCGTCCAATTGTATCTGCAATCACGACCAAAATTGCACCCAGTAAAGCAGATAAAGGGATGAGTTGACGGTGATAATTACCCACAAGCAGACGAGTTGCATGAGGTGCAAGTAAGCCGACAAATCCCAGAGTCCCGACCGTTGCAACGGATGCTGCTGCCAGCATTACCGCGATCGACATCAGAACTAACCGAGCTTGTTGTAGTCGGACTCCCAGCAATTTTGGTAAATCGTCGCCCAGCGCTATCAGATCGAGCCAACGCGCTGTTAGCCAGGCGATCGGTAACAAAACGACTGGAAATACAACTAGCTGACCTAATTCATCCCAAGAACGAGCATAGGTACTACCCGAAAGCCAGACCAATGCTTGAGCTACTTGTAGTCTCGCACTGACGACTAATAGATTGATGCCAGCAGCACAAAAAGCAGAAATTGCGATGCCAACTAAGGCTAAGCGTCCGGGGTCAAATCCATCTCGCCAAGCGATCACACAGACGATCGCAAAAGTCGTAAAGGCTCCGAGCATTGCTGCGATCGGAATCAACGATACAGGTGCATTGGGTATCAGAATTAAAACGAAGAGTGCGAACAATCCGGCTCCTGATGTGATGCCGATAATTTCAGGCCCCGCTAGTGGATTGCGAATCACACCTTGTAAAAGCAGTCCACTGACAGATAGTGACGCACCTGCTAACATTGCGACTAAAACACGGGACAATCGCAGATCAAATAATACTTGCTGAGAAAACGCATTGCCTTCTAGTGCTTGGAGTACGTCCAATACGCTGAAGCGAATTTGACCGAATGCAACGCCTGAGAAGAGAGCGAGTAGTAATAAACCGATCGCGATCGTCATCAGTCCCCAATAAGGAAGATACAGCGATGATCCTGGTAAACTGCGGCTTTGCAAACTTCCAACCGAGTCATTCATCGCGCCGCCCTCTGAGGGTGAAGTTCGACGTGCCAGCCAGATTAAAAACGGCGCACCAATCAAAGCTGTTACACTCCCAGCCGCAAGTTCGCTCACATTCGTTGCAACTTGCTGTGCAACGACATCTGCACTGATCACGAGAACCGCTCCCCAAACTGCTGCTCCAGGTAGCAAAAATAGATGCTGTCGAACACCCATCAATCGCACAAGATGAGGTGCGACTAATCCCACAAAGCCTACTGCACCCACAACACTCACGACGATCGCAGCCAGGAATACCGCAACTACAACCCCAAAAAATCGCGCTGATTGTACTTTTACACCCAGCGATCGCGCTGTTTGATCCTCAAGCAGCAATACATCCCACAATCGAATGAACAGAATCGCGATCGCTGAACCCGCTAAGATTTGCGGCAATGCACTTCTAACCCCGCTCCAGTCGGTTTGAACTAAAGAACCTGCGCCCCACAGAAACAATCCAGCCGTTTCATTCTCATACACAAGCTGTAAGGTTGCTGTAAAGGCTGACAACATTAAGGAGACAGCGACTCCCGCTAAAACTAACCGAGTTGGGGTAACTCGAACACTGGTTGCGATCACATATACCAGTCCCGCTGCAAGGAGTCCTCCAGCAAATGCAAAAAGTCCAGGCGCGATCGCAAATTGCTGAGGAACAAAAATTGCGCCTGCCACAACCGCAAAATAAGCACCGGAATTAACTCCTAATGTCGTTGGCGATGCAAGCGGATTGCGCGTGATCGTTTGCAGCAATGTTCCTGCAATGCCTAATGCAATTCCAGCTAGAACACCAATCAACGATCGGGGCAATAATAGATAGCGAATTAAGTTCTGTGCCTCACTGTTATCCGGTGAAAAAACTGCCCCAATCACAGTTTCAAAGCTTGAATTTGATTGTCCTTGAGTTAAGTGAACCCATAGCACTATGAGTAATAGGACAATTCCTGTAATCACTGATTTCATGGCTTCTTTGTTAGAGCTGCAATGACTCTTTCAACGATGACTTGCGCCGAGAGTGGGCCTCCAAACAGCCAAGTATCACTTCCGAGTGAAGTCAGTCGATTCTCTCGAACAAATTCGAGTCCTTGCCAGATCGGATTGTTTTGAAGCTTCTTGAATTCTGCATCATTCTCAGGCGCAATATAAAGAAAATGTGCTTTTTGCACAGCAGGCAATGCTTCTAACCAAACAGTGTTAAAGCCATATCGATCGGGTTGGCCCTGCCAAGCATTTCTTAAGCTCATTTGGTTGAGAATTCTCATTGCCATTGAGTTATCTGTGAACAAACGCAATTGCGGCGTATTTCCTAGAAACTGTCCTAGTAAGATTGGGCGATC
Coding sequences within it:
- a CDS encoding site-2 protease family protein codes for the protein MFTALTIVVALGILAWGFNRARPYGKIGILAWLQSVVLMAPWILFFGLFAAGIYLNLAGMLLLFVVSTGIYIWIGRQLRTEGQELLTKRAAAKVAPPSANASVTESALSNVEGATEATPTPPSSAIPPVEAVSIPEADLQTIKSIFGIDTFFLTETIPYQDGVIFRGNLRGEPEATLAKLTEKLTGQLDDRYRLFLIANEDEKPVVIALPSKNDPKPLTVTQTLLAIVLFVATIAASLETGGILLGFDFYSSPERYLEVLPFSLGILGVLLAHELGHWIAAKRYQVRLNLPFFIPTWQIGSFGAITRFASLLPNRTALFDIAVAGPIAGGLVAFGMLIAGLLLSHEGGGFKVPSQFFEGSILVGTLARVIMGAAIQQSIVEVNPLVVLGWIGLVVTAINVMPAGQLDGGRVVQAIYGRKTASWATVATIVILGLASLVNPLALYWAIVIVVLQRNPERPSLNELSEPDDARAAIGLLVLFLMVTILLPLTPSLAGRLGIGG
- a CDS encoding iron ABC transporter permease codes for the protein MKSVITGIVLLLIVLWVHLTQGQSNSSFETVIGAVFSPDNSEAQNLIRYLLLPRSLIGVLAGIALGIAGTLLQTITRNPLASPTTLGVNSGAYFAVVAGAIFVPQQFAIAPGLFAFAGGLLAAGLVYVIATSVRVTPTRLVLAGVAVSLMLSAFTATLQLVYENETAGLFLWGAGSLVQTDWSGVRSALPQILAGSAIAILFIRLWDVLLLEDQTARSLGVKVQSARFFGVVVAVFLAAIVVSVVGAVGFVGLVAPHLVRLMGVRQHLFLLPGAAVWGAVLVISADVVAQQVATNVSELAAGSVTALIGAPFLIWLARRTSPSEGGAMNDSVGSLQSRSLPGSSLYLPYWGLMTIAIGLLLLALFSGVAFGQIRFSVLDVLQALEGNAFSQQVLFDLRLSRVLVAMLAGASLSVSGLLLQGVIRNPLAGPEIIGITSGAGLFALFVLILIPNAPVSLIPIAAMLGAFTTFAIVCVIAWRDGFDPGRLALVGIAISAFCAAGINLLVVSARLQVAQALVWLSGSTYARSWDELGQLVVFPVVLLPIAWLTARWLDLIALGDDLPKLLGVRLQQARLVLMSIAVMLAAASVATVGTLGFVGLLAPHATRLLVGNYHRQLIPLSALLGAILVVIADTIGRTILAPREIPSGLITAMIGTPYFLWLLWQNRDE